The sequence below is a genomic window from Sorangiineae bacterium MSr12523.
TCCACGGCAGCCGACATCGGAGCAACGACCCCCGAGCGCGTCCGAGACGACATTCACGCCTGCACCGCCGCAGGCGTCACCTTGTCCATCGTCGGCGACGGCCCCTCCATCCGCACAGCCCTCAAGACCGCGGGTCTTCGTCTTCCGTTGCCTTGACGATGTGTTGCTCGAAGCGGTTCACGACCGAGGCGACGATTTCGTCGCCGGGGCGTGACCACAGGGCGGCGTTGAAGATTTCGATTTCGATGTCGCCGCGGTAGCCGGTAGCGGAGACTGCGCGGCACAAAGGCGGAAAATCGATGATGCCGTCGCCCATGAGGCCGCGGGCGAGCAGAAGATCCGACGGAACCGGGACGAGCCAGTCGGAGACTTGGAACGAGGCGATGCGGCCGGCGGCGCGGGCGATTTGATGGAAGACGTCGGGGTCCCACCACACGTGGAACGTGTCGACGATGACGCCCACCTGTTCGACGGGAAACGATTCGGCGATATCGAGGGCCTGCGCCAAGGTGGAAATGACGGCCCGGTCGGCGCAGTACATCGGGTGCAGCGGCTCGAGCGCCAGGCAAATGCCCGCGGCGGCCGCGTGGGGCTCGAGTTCGGCAAGAGCGTCGACGACACGCCGGCGCGCGCCGGGGAGATCGCGATCGCCGGCAGGAAGACCGCCGACCACGAGGGCGAGGCACGGTGCACCGAGTTGGGCGGCTTCGTCGATGGCGCGGCGGTTGTCGGCCAATGCTTCGCGGCGGGCCAACGGATCGGACGTCGTGAAAAAGCCGCCGCGGCACAACGAAGACACACGCAGCCCCGCGTCGCGCACACGGCGAAGGGTCGCGGAGAGGCCGAACGCCTGCAAAGGCTCCCGCCAAATGCCGATCGCAGGGATACCCGCGCGGGCGCAGCCATCGATCGCCTCGGGCATCGTCCAATGGCGCGTGGTCCATTGGTTCAGAGACAGACGCGCCCTCATGCCGCGACGCCGGAGGTGGCCAGGAGCGCACGCATGCGAAAGGCCGCGAGGAACGGATCGGGGAAGAGATCGGCGGCATCGGCGCGGCGGAAGGCTTCCGTGAGGTGCAGGACGGAGCGCGCGCTCTGGGCGCCGTTCACCATGACGAAGGCATCTTGATGGCCGGCGAGCCAGGCCAGAAAGACGATGCCCGTCTTGTAGTGGTACGTCGGCGCGGAAAAGAGCCAGCGGGCAAGCGGCAAGGTGGGCTCGAAGGCAGCCGCATAGCGAGCAGTGTCCCCCGCGTCGAGGGCGGCGAGTGCCACGGCGGCCGCAGGTGCGATGGGGTCGAAGATGCCGAGGAGCGCGTCGCTGTGGCCTTCGGCGTCACCGAGAATCAAATCGGGGTAGTTGAAATCGTCCCCGGTGTAGAGGCGAACGCCCTTCGGCAAGCGCCGTCGGAGCCGGATTTCGTGCTCGCGATCGAGGAGCGAGACTTTGACGCCGTCGATGCGGGAGGCGTAATCGCGAACCAGCGCCAAAAAGGACTCGGTTGCCTCGGCAATGTCTTCCGAGCCCCAGTATCCGCGCAACGCCGGATCGAACATGTCGCCGAGCCAATGCAGAATCACCGGCCGCGTGAGCTGTCGGAGCAGGGCACCGTAGACGCTGTGGTAGTCGTCGGGGCCTCGCGCGGATGCGGCCAAGTGGCGACTGGCCATGAGAATGACGCGGGCGCCGGTGTCTTCGATGACCGCAATTTGCTCGAGGTACGCGGCGACGATGGCGTCGAGATCGGGGCTTCCTGCACCGAGATGATCCGTGCCGGCGCCGCAGGCCAGCAGCGAATCCACATTGGGGACGAACGTTCGCGCCTCGGCGGCGCTGCGCCGGATCAATTCGCGCGTCGCCGACCAATCGAGCCCCATGTTTCGCTGCGAGGTGTCCATCGCGTCGGCGACGCGCAGTCCGCACTCCCACAAATGACGGCGGAAGGCCATGGTCGCGTCCCAATCGATGACCGCGGGGGCGCCCGGTGTGTTGTCGGCCAGCGGATCGGCAACCACGTGCGCGGCGGCGTAGGCGATGCGCGTGCGCGCGGGAATGCGCGGGATGGTCCAATCACGCGGGGCACGCAAGGTGTAACGCTCGAGGCCTCCCTCGGCCGTGGGCAGCGTGAGGGTGGGGCTCATAGTTCGATGCGCCGTCCTTCCGCCGAAGAGCGAAGTGCGGCCTCCGCAAGCGCAACCCCCCGGGCGCCCGAGGTCAAATCGAAGGCGTACGGCTCGTCGCTGAGGACATGGCGCAGGAACTGCTCCCACTGGACCTTGAATCCATTGTCGAATTCATGATTGTCCGGCACCTCCTGCCATTGTTCGCGAAAACGCTCGCGCACGGGCATATCCGGATTCCACACCGGCATGGGCGTCGTCGCGCGGTGCTGGATGCGGCAGTTGCGCAATCCGGCGACCGCACTGCCCTCGGTCCCGTCCACCTGCAATTCCAGCAACTCGTCGCGATGCACGCGCACGCACCACGAGGAATTCATCTGCGCAATGACGCCGCCGCCCAATTCGAAAATGCCATAGGCCGCGTCGTCCGCCGTGGCATCGTATGGCCTCCCCTGCTCGTCCCAACGGCGCGGAATGTGGGTGACCGCCCGCGCGGTCACGGCGCGCACGGGCCCGAGGAGATGCTCCAGCACGTAGGACCAATGGCAAAACATATCGGAGACGATCCCGCCCCCCTCCGCCGCGCGGTAATTCCAACTGGGCCTTTGGGCGCGCTGCCAATCGCCTTCGAATACCCAATAGCCGAATTCGCCGCGCAGACTCAGAATGCGCCCGAAGAAGCCCGCGTCGACGAGGCGCTTCAATTTGGCGATGCCCGGGAGGAAAAGCTTGTCGTGCACCACACCGGTTTTGACACCGGCTTCCCGCGCGAGGCGGGCCAACGTGTGCGCCCCCTCGGCGGTGCTCGCCGTGGGCTTCTCGGTGTAGATATGTTTGCCCAATGCCATGGCCGCCTCGAGGGCGGCCTCGCGCGCGTGGGTCACCTGCGCGTCGAAGTAGATACAGCCGGCGGGCGACGACGCGAGGGCCTCGTCGAGATCCGTCGTGTACTGCGTGAGGCCGTGGCGGTCGGCCATCTCGCGGAGCTTGCGCGCGTCGCGCCCGATCAGCACGGGCTCGAGTTGCACGCAGCTTCCGTCGGAGAGGCGAAGCCCTCCTTGTTCGCGAATGGCGAGAACCGATCGCACCAAGTGCTGCCGATATCCCATCCGGCCGGTTACACCATTCATTAGCACGGTGAGAGAGCGCGAAACCGGAGTGCTCATGGGGCTCCTCGTCTTGAAACGTTACGGGAAAGCGCTTTCCCAAAAACGGTACCCCTCAGGCATGCGCGGGTCAAGGGTGAGCCTTAAAAGCGCCTTGAAACCACTTGACAATCCCAGCGCGCGGACGCTACCTGGAAAACGCTTACCGATCCGGGGCTCCCACGGCCCCCGACCGACACAGGGGAATCTAGGGGTAGTGATGAGCTCCAGCACACCGCGGTGAAACGGATTGCTTTACGTGGGAACACTCGCATCCAAAGAAGAAGCCCTAGGGCGGCGCCGCACCCATACCGCCGCTCTCGGCACAGCCGTGATCCACGCCCAGGCTGCGGGACCAGCCTGTCTGAGAAAGATTGCGCTGGAGCTCGGTGTGATGCGGACCGTCGCACTGCGTTACATCGAAACGACGTGCCGCCGTCACTCTGGAAACACGGTACCGGGTGGCGTTGGATTGGTTTGCAGCGCGCGTCCGTGACATATCCCTATTGAGTTGAGAAATAGCGAGCAGTTGCCGTAGGAGTACCTCCCGCCATGCGCAAATCGCTGATTCATCCGCGCGCCGGTCGCGACCGTGCTGACGTTTGCATCATTGGAGCGGGTCCTGCAGGTGCCGTGGCGGCAACGCGTTTGGCCGAGGAAGGCCTGAACGTGGTCGTCCTCGAGCAGGGCGATTGGCCGGATTATCGCAAGGCTCGCGGCGCGCACGCGGATTTCGAGATCAATTCCGGTGCGGACTGGGCGTGGAATCCCAATACGCGAAAATCCCCGTCGGATTATCCCATCAATGGGCAGGACGCCGATATCGACGTGGTGCTCTACAATGGCGTCGGCGGCGGGACGGTCATCTATGCCGCGCAGTGGCACCGCAATGCGCCGTCGGACTTCTGCGTGCGCACGCTCGATGGCATCGCGGACGACTGGCCCCTCTCGTACGAGGACCTGAGGCCGTATTACGAGCGCGTCGAGGCGGCGTTCGGCATTTCCGGATTGGCCGGGGATCCGGCGTTTCCCGCGGGTGAAGGTCCGCCGTTGCCACCGGTGCCACTTGGGGACATCGGCCGGCGTGTCGCCGCAGCGCACAATGCCCTGGGTTGGCATTGGTGGCCCGGCTCCAATGCCATCGCAACCCGTCCGTACGGCGCGCTCAAACCATGCGTGCAGCGTGGCACCTGCTTGTGGGGCTGTGCGGACGGGGCGAAGGCCAGCGCGGACCGCACGCACTGGCCCCACGCCGTCGACTTGGGGGTGCACCTCGTTACCGGCGCGCGCGTGCGTCGGATCAGCGTGAACGACGCGGGCCTGGCCGACGGAGCGGTCTGGATCGACCGCGACGGCAACGAGCACGTCACCCGCGCGAGCGTCATCATTCTTGCCGCAAATGGTATCGGTACCCCTCGCCTGCTTCTGCTCTCCGCGACGCGTGGCCATCGCGACGGCTTGGCCAACTCGTCCGGGCTGGTCGGCAAGCGGCTCATGTTGCACCCCTTCGGCGTGGTGACGGGCCTCTTCCAGGAAAACATGCACAGCACCCAGGGCCCGTGGGGGCAGCACCTGCACTGCTTGCAATTCTACGAAACGGATGCGCGGCGCGGCTTCGTGCGCGGGGCCAAGTGGGGATTGCAGCCCACGGGTGGCCCGGTGAATGCCACGCGCGGCTGGCCGTGGGGGGCCGTCGATCCCGTGTGGGGACCGAATTTTCACCGCAACGTGCGCGCGCGGCTGGGCCATTCGGCCATGTGGGGCATCGTCGCGGAGGATCTGCCGGAGGAATCGAACCGCGTGGAGCTCGACCCCGAGCTCACCGATGGCGATGGCATCCCTGCCCCGCGCATCCGCTACCGCGTCGGCGAAAACTCGACGCGGCTCATGGACTTTCACCTCGATCGGGCCCGCGAATCGCTGGAGGCGGCGGGCGCGTACCGAACGATGGTCGCGCCATCGATCCGCGAGACCGGCTGGCACCAACTGGGCACGGCCAAAATGGGCACCGATCCGGCGACCTCCGTGGTCGACCCGTGGGGGCGCACACACGATGTGCCGAACCTCTACGTCTTCGACGGCAGCATCTGGCCGACCTCGTCAGGGATGAACCCCACCGCGACGATTGCCGCGATGTCGCTTCGCTGCACCGAGCACCTCCTCGAGCAGCGCTACCATCAGAAGGTGCCGGCATGAGTTCCCTGGACGGCGCCGCCCGCACACGGTTGGCTGCCCTGGCCGACCTTCTCATTCCGGCCGATGGCGATATGCCGGCCGCGAGCGCCGCCGGCGTGGCCGGTGCCGGCGTGGATGCCGTGCTCACGGCGCGCCCCGACCTGCTCGAGCCGCTGCAGTTCGCGCTCTCCATCGCCGCGTACGAGGACGCCGCGCACGCGCTGGCCCTTCTGCGCGACAAGTACCCGCTCGTGTACTCCGCACTCGGCGAGCTCGTGGCCGGTGCGTATTACCTCCATCCCGATATTCAAGATCGTATGGGATACCGCGGCCGACAGGCCATCACCATCGACGTCACCAACGGCGGCGCCATGGACAAAGGCGACGTCGAGTTGCTCTCCCCCGTCGTGCAGCGCGGCCCCATCTGGCGCGCCGATCCACGGGGCGAAAAATGACGGTGGCGGAGAGCGTCCCCGCGACCTCCGCCACGTCCACCGAGCTCACCCCCGACCAACGCAACGCCTTCATCGCCGCCCTTTTGGGATGGGCGATGGATTCTTTCGATTACTTCCTGGTGGTCCTGGTCTACGCGGACATCGGCCGCGACTTCGGCGTGGGCCTGCCCACCATGGCCTTTCTCACCACGGTCACGTTGGCCATGCGACCGGTGGGCGCACTCCTATTTGGATTATGGGCCGACAAAATCGGAAGAC
It includes:
- a CDS encoding sugar phosphate isomerase/epimerase; amino-acid sequence: MRARLSLNQWTTRHWTMPEAIDGCARAGIPAIGIWREPLQAFGLSATLRRVRDAGLRVSSLCRGGFFTTSDPLARREALADNRRAIDEAAQLGAPCLALVVGGLPAGDRDLPGARRRVVDALAELEPHAAAAGICLALEPLHPMYCADRAVISTLAQALDIAESFPVEQVGVIVDTFHVWWDPDVFHQIARAAGRIASFQVSDWLVPVPSDLLLARGLMGDGIIDFPPLCRAVSATGYRGDIEIEIFNAALWSRPGDEIVASVVNRFEQHIVKATEDEDPRS
- a CDS encoding dihydrodipicolinate synthase family protein, with the translated sequence MSPTLTLPTAEGGLERYTLRAPRDWTIPRIPARTRIAYAAAHVVADPLADNTPGAPAVIDWDATMAFRRHLWECGLRVADAMDTSQRNMGLDWSATRELIRRSAAEARTFVPNVDSLLACGAGTDHLGAGSPDLDAIVAAYLEQIAVIEDTGARVILMASRHLAASARGPDDYHSVYGALLRQLTRPVILHWLGDMFDPALRGYWGSEDIAEATESFLALVRDYASRIDGVKVSLLDREHEIRLRRRLPKGVRLYTGDDFNYPDLILGDAEGHSDALLGIFDPIAPAAAVALAALDAGDTARYAAAFEPTLPLARWLFSAPTYHYKTGIVFLAWLAGHQDAFVMVNGAQSARSVLHLTEAFRRADAADLFPDPFLAAFRMRALLATSGVAA
- a CDS encoding Gfo/Idh/MocA family oxidoreductase, with the translated sequence MSTPVSRSLTVLMNGVTGRMGYRQHLVRSVLAIREQGGLRLSDGSCVQLEPVLIGRDARKLREMADRHGLTQYTTDLDEALASSPAGCIYFDAQVTHAREAALEAAMALGKHIYTEKPTASTAEGAHTLARLAREAGVKTGVVHDKLFLPGIAKLKRLVDAGFFGRILSLRGEFGYWVFEGDWQRAQRPSWNYRAAEGGGIVSDMFCHWSYVLEHLLGPVRAVTARAVTHIPRRWDEQGRPYDATADDAAYGIFELGGGVIAQMNSSWCVRVHRDELLELQVDGTEGSAVAGLRNCRIQHRATTPMPVWNPDMPVRERFREQWQEVPDNHEFDNGFKVQWEQFLRHVLSDEPYAFDLTSGARGVALAEAALRSSAEGRRIEL
- a CDS encoding GMC family oxidoreductase, producing MRKSLIHPRAGRDRADVCIIGAGPAGAVAATRLAEEGLNVVVLEQGDWPDYRKARGAHADFEINSGADWAWNPNTRKSPSDYPINGQDADIDVVLYNGVGGGTVIYAAQWHRNAPSDFCVRTLDGIADDWPLSYEDLRPYYERVEAAFGISGLAGDPAFPAGEGPPLPPVPLGDIGRRVAAAHNALGWHWWPGSNAIATRPYGALKPCVQRGTCLWGCADGAKASADRTHWPHAVDLGVHLVTGARVRRISVNDAGLADGAVWIDRDGNEHVTRASVIILAANGIGTPRLLLLSATRGHRDGLANSSGLVGKRLMLHPFGVVTGLFQENMHSTQGPWGQHLHCLQFYETDARRGFVRGAKWGLQPTGGPVNATRGWPWGAVDPVWGPNFHRNVRARLGHSAMWGIVAEDLPEESNRVELDPELTDGDGIPAPRIRYRVGENSTRLMDFHLDRARESLEAAGAYRTMVAPSIRETGWHQLGTAKMGTDPATSVVDPWGRTHDVPNLYVFDGSIWPTSSGMNPTATIAAMSLRCTEHLLEQRYHQKVPA